A single Stigmatella aurantiaca DNA region contains:
- a CDS encoding response regulator, whose product MYDPSQRVILLVEDNPDDELMTLRAFRKSNIHNPVIVVRDGAEALDYLFLQGKHAQRDPGIRPQVVLLDLHLPRLDGLEVLRRIRANEQTRTLPVVVLTSSKEERDLVESYQLGVNSFVHKPVDVTAFFDAVRQLGMYWLVLNELPSPRRNG is encoded by the coding sequence ATGTACGACCCAAGCCAACGCGTCATTCTGCTCGTCGAGGACAACCCCGATGACGAGCTGATGACCCTGCGCGCCTTCCGCAAGAGCAACATCCACAACCCGGTCATCGTGGTGCGCGATGGGGCCGAGGCCCTCGATTACCTCTTCCTCCAGGGAAAGCACGCGCAGAGGGACCCGGGCATCCGTCCCCAGGTGGTGCTGCTGGACCTGCACCTGCCCCGCCTGGATGGGCTGGAGGTGCTGCGGCGCATCCGCGCCAACGAGCAGACGCGGACGCTGCCGGTGGTCGTCCTCACCTCCTCCAAGGAGGAGCGGGACCTGGTGGAGAGCTACCAGCTGGGGGTCAACAGCTTCGTCCACAAGCCGGTGGACGTCACCGCCTTCTTCGATGCGGTGCGGCAACTGGGCATGTACTGGCTCGTCCTCAACGAGCTGCCTTCTCCCAGACGGAACGGATGA
- a CDS encoding PAS domain S-box protein — protein sequence MSFSKEMAENLFQPQHLGLLRAVLDNSSEGVGIVDAKGTWLYMNGQCRKLLGLGPTGARPDDWSQSYGVFYPDTRTPYPSEQLPLYRVLKEQEAPDQELFIRNADIPEGRHVHVSARAVHGPQRSLQGAFFYIRDIHEQRQAETEWHRTEQRFQFMVEAAQEGVWMIDADRRTTYVNRYAAKLLGYEPEEIIGRHLFEFIAMQEHVQSNHKLEVQRDQGQSVTVDDFPLLRKDGTPLWTRISAGPLHDEAGTYIGSLAMVADISHRRAAEEQMRQLNADLERRIAERTAQLEFSNRELESFAYSVAHDLRAPLRSISNFTVALTEDCADKLDATGLDYLQRIRAASKRMAELIDGILALSRVNRTEFVETDVNLSAMAHTIAEQLQRWRPERTLRFHIQDGLVDRGDSQLLRLVLENLLGNAWKFTRECPVAEISFGTLPAEGGQGRIYFVQDNGAGFDMEYQQKLFGVFQRLHTQQEFEGTGVGLATVQRIVRRHGGRIWGEGRVGQGATFYFTLHDPPGAPPSPNLSNPS from the coding sequence ATGTCCTTCTCCAAAGAGATGGCCGAGAACCTCTTCCAACCCCAACACCTGGGCCTGTTACGCGCTGTCCTCGACAACTCCTCCGAGGGTGTGGGGATCGTCGACGCGAAGGGCACCTGGCTCTACATGAATGGCCAGTGCCGGAAGCTCCTCGGCCTGGGGCCCACGGGCGCCCGCCCGGACGATTGGAGCCAGAGCTACGGCGTCTTCTACCCGGACACGCGCACGCCGTACCCTTCCGAGCAGCTCCCGCTCTACCGCGTCCTCAAGGAGCAGGAGGCGCCTGACCAGGAGCTCTTCATCCGCAACGCCGACATCCCCGAGGGCCGGCACGTCCACGTCAGCGCCAGGGCCGTGCACGGCCCCCAGCGCAGCCTCCAGGGCGCCTTCTTCTACATCCGCGACATCCACGAGCAGCGTCAGGCCGAAACCGAGTGGCACCGCACCGAGCAGCGCTTCCAGTTCATGGTGGAGGCCGCCCAGGAGGGCGTCTGGATGATCGATGCGGACAGGCGCACCACCTACGTCAACCGCTACGCGGCCAAGCTGCTCGGCTATGAGCCCGAGGAGATCATCGGCAGGCACCTCTTCGAGTTCATCGCCATGCAGGAGCACGTGCAGTCCAACCACAAGCTCGAGGTGCAGCGCGACCAGGGCCAGTCCGTCACCGTCGATGACTTCCCGCTCCTGCGCAAGGATGGGACGCCCCTCTGGACGCGGATCTCCGCCGGTCCCCTCCACGACGAGGCGGGGACCTACATCGGCTCGCTGGCCATGGTCGCCGACATCTCCCACCGCCGCGCGGCCGAGGAGCAGATGCGCCAGCTCAACGCGGACCTGGAGCGGCGCATCGCCGAGCGCACCGCGCAGCTGGAGTTCTCCAACCGCGAGCTGGAGTCCTTCGCCTACTCGGTGGCCCATGACCTGCGCGCCCCCCTGCGCAGCATCTCCAACTTCACCGTGGCGCTGACGGAGGACTGCGCGGACAAGCTCGACGCCACCGGGCTGGATTACCTGCAGCGCATCCGCGCCGCCTCCAAGCGCATGGCCGAGCTCATCGACGGCATCCTCGCGCTCTCGCGCGTCAACCGCACCGAGTTCGTCGAGACGGACGTCAATCTGTCCGCCATGGCGCACACCATCGCCGAGCAACTCCAGCGCTGGCGGCCCGAGCGCACCCTGCGCTTCCACATCCAGGACGGCCTGGTGGACCGCGGCGACTCGCAGCTGCTGCGCCTGGTGCTGGAGAACCTGCTGGGCAATGCCTGGAAGTTCACCCGCGAGTGCCCGGTGGCGGAGATCTCCTTCGGCACCCTGCCGGCCGAAGGCGGCCAGGGACGCATCTACTTCGTCCAGGACAACGGGGCCGGCTTCGACATGGAGTACCAGCAGAAGCTCTTCGGCGTCTTCCAGCGCCTGCACACGCAGCAGGAGTTCGAGGGCACCGGCGTGGGGCTTGCCACCGTGCAGCGCATCGTCCGCCGCCACGGGGGCCGCATCTGGGGCGAGGGCCGCGTCGGCCAGGGCGCCACCTTCTACTTCACCCTCCACGATCCCCCGGGCGCTCCGCCCTCCCCCAACCTCTCCAACCCCTCCTGA
- a CDS encoding helix-turn-helix transcriptional regulator: MLSLEAGSCHRARALGTPIRLGGDGPQSEASFNRAFKRWEGIAPGAYRRERRAAPTAPTCAA, translated from the coding sequence GTGCTCTCCCTGGAGGCGGGGAGCTGCCACCGGGCCCGGGCCCTGGGCACCCCCATCCGGCTGGGCGGGGACGGCCCCCAGAGCGAGGCCTCGTTCAACCGGGCCTTCAAGCGCTGGGAAGGCATCGCCCCGGGAGCGTACCGGCGAGAGCGCCGCGCCGCGCCTACCGCTCCCACCTGCGCGGCCTGA
- a CDS encoding sensor histidine kinase, with the protein MMATPLRLLLIEDFEDDALMVLRELRRGGYDVTHTRIETPEALTHALDTSTWDAIIADYALPRFDALAAFALVQRRNLDIPFLIVSGQIGEETAVAAMRAGVHDFLLKDRLSRLGPAVARELREAAVRAERRKMQEQLLLSDRLASLGLLAASVAHEINNPLSSLMANLDFALNPLEPGVALLPEQEQALRDSMQCAERIRDIIRDIKVFSRPEDKQLGTLDVHRVLDSSLRMAWNHIFHRARVVKDYAARSLVRGREAPLGQIFLNLLVNAAQAIPEGKSGTQEIRVVTRQEETGHVRVEIHDTGQGIPPELRERIFEPFFTTKPVGVGTGLGLAICRRLITEMNGELGVDSELGRGTVFHLRLPVAREESASAPPTG; encoded by the coding sequence ATGATGGCCACACCGCTGCGCCTGCTGCTCATCGAGGACTTCGAGGACGATGCCCTGATGGTGTTGCGTGAGCTGCGGCGTGGCGGCTACGACGTGACCCACACCCGGATCGAGACGCCCGAGGCCCTGACGCATGCGCTCGACACCAGCACGTGGGACGCCATCATCGCGGACTACGCGCTGCCCCGCTTCGACGCCCTGGCCGCCTTCGCGCTGGTGCAGCGGCGCAATCTGGACATCCCCTTCCTCATCGTCTCCGGGCAGATCGGCGAGGAGACCGCGGTGGCGGCGATGCGGGCGGGCGTCCACGACTTCCTGCTCAAGGACCGGTTGAGCCGGCTGGGCCCCGCCGTGGCCCGGGAGCTGCGCGAGGCTGCGGTGCGCGCCGAGCGCCGGAAGATGCAGGAGCAACTGCTGCTGTCGGACCGGCTCGCCTCGCTGGGGCTGCTGGCCGCCAGCGTGGCCCATGAAATCAACAACCCGCTCTCCTCGCTCATGGCCAACCTGGACTTCGCCCTGAACCCGTTGGAGCCGGGCGTGGCCCTGCTCCCCGAGCAGGAGCAGGCCTTGCGCGACAGCATGCAGTGCGCCGAGCGCATCCGGGACATCATCCGGGACATCAAGGTCTTCTCCCGGCCGGAAGACAAACAACTGGGCACCTTGGACGTGCACCGGGTGCTGGACTCGTCGCTGCGGATGGCGTGGAACCACATCTTTCACCGGGCCCGGGTGGTAAAGGACTATGCCGCGCGCTCCTTGGTGCGCGGCAGGGAGGCCCCGCTGGGGCAGATCTTCCTCAACCTGCTCGTCAACGCCGCCCAAGCCATCCCCGAGGGAAAGAGCGGCACCCAGGAGATCCGCGTGGTGACGCGCCAGGAGGAGACGGGCCACGTGCGGGTGGAGATCCACGACACGGGCCAGGGCATCCCCCCGGAGCTGCGCGAGCGCATCTTCGAGCCCTTCTTCACCACCAAGCCGGTGGGAGTGGGCACGGGCCTGGGGCTGGCCATCTGCCGCCGCCTCATCACCGAGATGAACGGAGAGCTGGGCGTGGACAGCGAGCTGGGGCGGGGCACCGTCTTCCACCTCCGCCTGCCCGTGGCCCGTGAGGAGAGCGCGAGCGCCCCTCCCACTGGGTAA
- a CDS encoding immunoglobulin-like domain-containing protein, producing MYSTGLRGFSTRLAHQCWCSIAATVWHTGEVNGWAEGTYTVTYTLTDSGGNSATPVKRTVDVVDCPW from the coding sequence GTGTACTCCACGGGGCTGCGCGGCTTCTCCACCCGCTTGGCTCACCAGTGCTGGTGCTCAATCGCGGCCACCGTGTGGCACACGGGGGAAGTGAATGGCTGGGCGGAGGGCACCTACACGGTGACGTACACGCTGACGGACAGTGGCGGCAACAGCGCCACGCCCGTGAAGCGCACCGTGGACGTCGTGGACTGCCCCTGGTAG